A single Corynebacterium stationis DNA region contains:
- a CDS encoding YhgE/Pip domain-containing protein, which translates to MRQSWKIFTRDVKRLGQVPKAWIILIGLLFVPALYSWFNIAAFWDPYSNTQNIKVSVVNEDLGGDSETIGHLDVGKQITEQLAENDQLGWQLQDADTAEDQLRRGETYASIIIPKNFTADLLAITEGTLTQPTLEYRVNEKSSAIAPQITDTGATAVDQAITAALKQEIATAATKSISDEGKSLEDAILDARDTTNTSFGETAANLRSARGGLDDFKARLSEAEASMTGAKDTVAQVDQALIEGQDALAQVQDLAESIQTEVTNFTDQTTSAFVDGTTAVAEGTANANASIADINATLQQTSGRLDTAGQQTNDAIQAGKSAIEQVQGLLNDSALSPELAAPLEDTLQRLEAGNAASERLLGDVTSLNSETADTANAISQAAGAIDSAAQDTSAATQALRDAVGDGIPSLNRTLSNLSTVAGSFAGSLEGQRATLGEANNLIDGVVSQLESTRSALDDFDITLAGLEDGVRDVRSDILALTASSNSEKLQTITGLNSDEIGSFFADPVTINSEPVYEVNSYGSAMAGLFTNLSLWIGAFMLIVVFRVEVDTEGFKRVTVPQAYVGRFILMAIMVALQAIIVAAGNLIIGVQTVNALAFIGTAVLVGLAYLSIIYALASTLGLVGKFIAVLLVIMQIPGASGLYPIELLPGFFKAIYPFLPFSYGIDALRETIGGFYGTHYLQFMGMLALMGGVAFFIGIILRKNLGHFSTVFNHEMAESELIEFENVQVVGDGYRLADIVRALEDREGFAESIKNEAERYTRRIHVTAGIGVVGIIALTIAAWALPDAKALLLGLWTAWTLLLMGLVIAFDYIRKSLKQSEEIIQMDDQTLHKSVSAQASGLHAIAASPASETTEGEK; encoded by the coding sequence GTGCGCCAAAGTTGGAAGATATTTACTCGTGACGTTAAACGCTTAGGACAAGTGCCCAAAGCGTGGATCATTTTAATTGGCTTGCTCTTTGTTCCAGCGTTATATTCTTGGTTCAACATTGCTGCCTTCTGGGATCCTTATAGCAATACGCAAAACATTAAAGTTAGCGTAGTCAATGAGGATCTCGGAGGTGATTCTGAGACCATCGGTCACTTGGATGTCGGTAAGCAAATCACCGAACAGCTGGCTGAGAATGATCAATTAGGCTGGCAGCTACAGGATGCTGACACCGCAGAAGATCAGCTGCGGCGAGGGGAAACCTACGCCAGCATTATCATACCCAAGAACTTCACAGCGGATCTTCTGGCGATCACAGAAGGTACATTGACCCAGCCTACCTTGGAATACCGGGTCAATGAGAAATCCAGCGCCATCGCGCCGCAGATCACTGATACAGGTGCCACGGCCGTAGATCAGGCCATCACCGCTGCACTGAAACAAGAAATTGCCACTGCTGCAACGAAATCCATCAGCGATGAGGGAAAATCTTTAGAAGATGCCATCCTGGATGCCCGCGACACCACGAATACATCATTCGGCGAAACCGCCGCGAATCTTCGATCCGCGCGCGGGGGATTGGATGATTTTAAAGCCCGTCTGAGCGAGGCCGAGGCTTCAATGACTGGAGCTAAGGACACCGTCGCGCAAGTCGACCAGGCTCTTATCGAAGGTCAAGATGCCCTCGCGCAGGTTCAAGATCTAGCAGAGTCAATCCAAACCGAAGTCACCAACTTCACCGACCAGACCACCTCGGCTTTCGTCGATGGTACCACCGCCGTCGCGGAAGGCACCGCCAACGCGAATGCTTCCATCGCCGATATCAATGCCACCTTGCAGCAAACCAGCGGGCGCTTAGATACTGCAGGCCAGCAAACTAACGATGCCATTCAGGCTGGTAAATCTGCCATCGAACAAGTCCAAGGCTTACTCAATGACAGCGCGCTAAGCCCCGAACTGGCAGCACCTTTAGAAGACACGCTGCAACGCTTGGAAGCCGGCAATGCCGCCAGCGAGCGCCTGCTGGGTGATGTCACTAGCTTGAATTCCGAGACTGCCGATACCGCCAATGCTATTTCTCAGGCCGCTGGTGCCATCGATTCAGCCGCGCAAGATACCAGCGCGGCTACACAAGCACTACGCGACGCCGTCGGCGATGGAATCCCGTCTTTAAATAGAACTTTGAGCAATCTCAGCACCGTCGCAGGTTCATTCGCTGGGTCTTTAGAAGGTCAACGAGCCACCCTCGGCGAGGCCAATAACCTCATCGATGGGGTGGTGTCACAGTTGGAATCCACCCGCAGCGCACTGGACGATTTTGATATCACCTTAGCTGGGTTAGAGGACGGCGTACGCGATGTCCGCAGCGATATCCTTGCGTTGACGGCAAGCTCCAATTCCGAAAAGCTCCAGACCATCACTGGCCTTAATTCCGATGAAATTGGCTCATTCTTTGCCGACCCAGTCACGATTAATAGCGAACCGGTCTATGAGGTCAACTCCTATGGTTCTGCTATGGCCGGGCTATTTACCAATCTTTCGCTATGGATTGGCGCCTTCATGCTCATCGTGGTCTTCCGCGTCGAAGTTGACACCGAAGGCTTCAAGCGCGTCACCGTTCCACAAGCCTATGTGGGACGATTCATCCTAATGGCGATTATGGTCGCGTTACAGGCCATTATCGTTGCCGCAGGTAACCTGATCATCGGTGTGCAAACCGTCAATGCCTTGGCTTTCATCGGCACCGCCGTCCTAGTGGGCTTGGCATATCTAAGCATCATCTATGCCTTAGCCTCCACTCTCGGGCTGGTGGGTAAGTTCATCGCCGTCTTGCTGGTCATCATGCAGATCCCCGGCGCATCAGGCCTTTATCCCATTGAGCTTCTGCCCGGATTCTTCAAGGCTATTTATCCTTTCCTCCCGTTTTCCTATGGCATTGACGCCTTGCGCGAAACCATTGGCGGTTTCTACGGTACGCATTACCTGCAGTTCATGGGGATGCTCGCGCTCATGGGAGGCGTCGCCTTTTTCATCGGCATCATTCTGCGTAAAAACCTCGGGCATTTCAGCACAGTTTTTAATCATGAGATGGCGGAAAGCGAGCTCATCGAGTTCGAAAACGTTCAAGTTGTCGGCGATGGCTACCGCTTGGCCGACATCGTTCGCGCGTTGGAAGATCGCGAAGGATTTGCCGAAAGCATCAAGAACGAAGCTGAAAGGTACACCCGTCGCATTCATGTCACCGCCGGCATTGGCGTGGTCGGAATCATCGCACTCACCATTGCCGCTTGGGCGCTTCCCGATGCTAAGGCCCTTCTTTTGGGCTTGTGGACCGCCTGGACACTCTTGCTCATGGGCCTGGTGATTGCTTTCGATTACATCCGTAAGTCGTTGAAACAATCCGAGGAAATTATTCAGATGGATGACCAAACTCTGCACAAGTCTGTTTCTGCCCAGGCCAGCGGACTTCACGCCATCGCGGCATCACCAGCTTCAGAGACTACGGAAGGGGAGAAATAA
- a CDS encoding YhgE/Pip domain-containing protein translates to MRDALSVVKNDFSKVRRSVMATCLLLFLIIIPLLFTWFNVLAAWDPFGNTKDLKIAVASEDDGYTSDFFPIEVNAGDQVLSQLRANEQMDWVITNPSDAIEGTKSGEYYASIILPSTFSDDMLTFYADGSQPAQIALHTNEKKNALAPTIANKGAEGISANISETFTRTIGDVSLGLVTSLSDFLDQGDTQDALSRIEARAENLQSQLRNGARTARTMGDLTESAIPLLESAQRIIDTPRPSLPDTTRDGITDISASSDALDGALSATRESYAIVGDRIDALYETANISRETRSETLNTLANNVQLNINAYEGLKDTVNTRIRPLAPAEAATLTGQLDEAIAAQESVRDRLRAASDSDSPERPDFSSLDRASSAIEDVRNSGIRDQVSQLAQTLRGIGDTIELPEGDIQLNTDSLAGASAALDDVGATLDQNADRLDDLLDRINTASRTGDLSEIAAIVGDDPEAFAQALAAPVEVERQAIYPVASFGVGMAPLYTTLALWVGALLAAVALRTDVAAKLTKHRPNRFDEEVDLENETEDDTAEIPSEAPEEPEEIGPFAKYFGRYGTFALVGLAQSTLLTLGLIFFVKLEPAHPFLLVLAGWVSSCIFMLLVYALTVALSNAGKALAVFLLVIQISSAGGSYPLQLLPHWFQSVSPWLPATYSIRAFRSALAGSYGADYWIALAMLLLFVIPALILGVVLRKPLANYTSGLNKALAKTKMM, encoded by the coding sequence ATGCGGGATGCCCTGTCTGTTGTTAAAAATGACTTCTCCAAAGTCCGCCGCAGTGTCATGGCGACATGCCTGTTGCTCTTTCTTATCATCATTCCCCTGCTTTTTACGTGGTTTAACGTATTGGCTGCCTGGGATCCTTTCGGTAATACCAAAGACCTGAAGATTGCCGTCGCCAGTGAAGATGATGGCTACACCAGTGATTTCTTCCCCATCGAGGTCAATGCGGGAGACCAGGTCTTGTCGCAACTACGCGCGAATGAACAAATGGACTGGGTCATCACGAACCCCTCTGATGCCATTGAAGGAACCAAATCAGGGGAATACTACGCGTCAATTATCTTGCCCTCCACTTTCAGCGATGACATGCTGACCTTTTACGCCGATGGTTCTCAGCCTGCCCAAATCGCGTTGCACACCAACGAGAAAAAGAATGCGCTAGCACCAACCATTGCTAATAAAGGCGCCGAGGGTATATCGGCTAATATTTCGGAGACTTTTACCCGCACCATTGGTGATGTCTCATTGGGATTGGTGACTTCCTTGTCTGATTTCTTAGACCAAGGTGACACTCAAGATGCACTCAGCCGTATTGAGGCACGTGCCGAAAATCTACAGTCTCAGCTACGCAATGGCGCGCGAACCGCGCGAACAATGGGCGATTTAACGGAATCCGCTATCCCCCTGCTCGAAAGCGCTCAGCGTATTATTGATACCCCGAGGCCATCACTGCCTGACACCACTCGCGATGGCATCACGGATATATCTGCTTCTTCCGACGCCCTAGACGGTGCTTTATCTGCCACCCGCGAAAGCTATGCCATTGTCGGCGACCGCATCGATGCACTCTACGAAACAGCCAACATTTCTCGAGAAACTCGTTCCGAAACGCTCAATACTTTGGCGAACAATGTCCAACTCAATATCAATGCTTACGAGGGTCTCAAGGACACCGTAAATACCCGAATTCGCCCGCTAGCTCCGGCCGAAGCCGCGACCCTCACCGGTCAATTAGATGAGGCTATAGCTGCCCAAGAAAGCGTGCGTGATCGTCTGCGCGCTGCGTCGGATTCAGATAGCCCAGAACGTCCTGATTTCTCGTCGTTAGACCGGGCATCCAGCGCCATTGAGGATGTGCGAAACTCTGGCATTCGTGACCAAGTCAGTCAGCTGGCACAGACCCTGCGCGGCATCGGCGACACCATCGAATTGCCCGAAGGCGATATTCAGCTCAACACCGATTCCTTAGCAGGAGCGAGTGCAGCGCTTGACGATGTCGGTGCCACCCTAGACCAAAACGCGGATAGGCTCGACGACTTACTCGACCGGATAAACACCGCCAGCAGGACCGGCGATCTATCGGAGATCGCTGCAATTGTTGGCGATGATCCAGAAGCCTTTGCCCAAGCGCTTGCCGCCCCCGTGGAAGTAGAACGCCAAGCTATTTACCCTGTTGCTAGTTTTGGCGTAGGGATGGCTCCGCTGTACACCACTCTTGCGCTATGGGTTGGGGCACTCCTCGCTGCGGTCGCATTGCGCACCGATGTCGCAGCTAAGCTCACCAAGCATCGCCCAAACCGCTTCGACGAGGAAGTAGACCTTGAAAACGAGACCGAAGACGACACGGCAGAGATTCCGTCCGAGGCACCAGAAGAACCTGAGGAGATCGGGCCATTCGCAAAGTACTTTGGGCGCTATGGCACCTTCGCGCTCGTTGGCCTTGCACAATCTACATTGTTAACCCTTGGCCTTATCTTCTTCGTTAAGCTCGAGCCAGCGCATCCTTTCCTGCTAGTACTGGCCGGCTGGGTCTCATCATGTATTTTCATGCTGTTGGTCTACGCATTAACAGTGGCTCTGAGTAATGCCGGTAAAGCATTGGCTGTATTCCTACTCGTCATACAAATCTCTAGCGCCGGTGGCTCCTACCCACTGCAACTTTTGCCGCACTGGTTCCAAAGCGTCAGCCCTTGGCTTCCGGCAACTTATTCCATCCGTGCATTC